The DNA region AAAAAAGTAATTGGTTCCGCCTACATTAGTTGCACCTGTTACCATTTCACCATAGTAGTATGGATCTAAGTAGTACCACTTTCCACCAGATGAAAGCCAACCAGTTTGAAGCCTACCAGTTTTACTACTATAGTACCAATAATATCCATCTGTGACCCAACCGTTTGATTTCATTACGCCATTATCTGCAAATAAGTAATATGAATTACCAATCTCTTGGGAACCTGTTAACATTTCACCATAGTAGTTCATAAAATACCATTTTCCACCGCTTAATACCCAATCATCGGTAACCATTTTCCCGTAAGAATTGAAGTAGAACCATGTATAGTCTAATTCCACCCAACCTGTTTGCATCATACCAGTATTATTGAAGTAATACATGGATCCATCAATTTCATAGGAGCCTGTAGCCATGGCACCGTCATAAGTATCTAAATAGTACCATTTAGTATTGTATTTTAACCAACCTTTAACTTTGTTGCTGTTTTCGTCATAGTAATACCAATCGTAGCCGTCAAAATACCAGCCAACAATACCTTCTTCAGGAGCTTCATTATAACCAACTTCAACACCATTTGATTGTAAGTAGTTAATTACTTGCATTGCCGCTGAACCCGAAGATAAATCTAGGGACGGCATTTCCCATAAAGATAAATAATCTAAGCCAGTTAATAATTGTAATGGACCTATGTTCGTTATAGGATTAAAGGATAGATATAATGTTTTTAAATTATAAAGCCCACTTAATGGCTCCACATTCGCAATAATATTTTCATCTAAATCTAGAGTGACTAACGATGTTAGACTAGATAATGCAGAAATATTGCTAATATTATTTGTCCAAAGACTTAAATCTTCTAAGCTAGTAAGATTGCTTAACGCAGAAATATTCGAAATAGCATTATATGATAATTGTAAAGAAGTTAAATTGTTCAACCCACTAATCGGAGTTAAATCGCTAATATTGTTATATGACAAATCAAGATAAGATAAGTTAATAGCATATTCCAACCCTTTTAGGTCGCTAATATTTAAATCGATAGCATTTAGGTATATAAGCTGCTCCATAGTGCCTTCAGTAATTGTCTCATAGTCCCCAAGTCCTAATTCAGTCCTTACTGCTTGCTCTAAATCAGCATCATTAAAGGTAACCTCAGTATAGAAACCTTGAGTAGTAACATTTTCTTCCTGTGTTGTTTCACTGCTTACTGTAGGTTCTTGCTTTACAGGCTCCTTAATCACTTCCTGTGTCGAGTGTTCTTTAACAGGAACCTCTGAAGATTCTGTTTCTGTTTGTGGTTCTGTTTGTGTCTCTGCTTGTGGTTCTGTTTGTGGCTCTTCTTGTGGTTCTGTTGCTGATTCTGTTTCCATTGTATCAGTCAACGGCTCTACACTGGGAACTGTTCCTTCACTGCCTAGTGCTGGTTCTTCTACTTTCGTAGATGTCTGCTCTGCTGCTTTCGTACTTAATGGTGCCATAAATGAAAGCAGAAGTACGAAGACTAGCATTAATTTGCTGATTTTCTTCATCTCTATTAACCTCCCAATTAAATTAGGTCTATTATACCAAATAATCCGATTTTTGTAGTAAATAATTGAAATTTCACCTACATTTGGTATATATTTTGCGGTAAATTGGGGAGGTAGGTATTAATTTGTAGAACCATCTACACAGGAAAATTACTTCCTTCCATAAAAAAAAGCAAAACCATAGTTTTGCTTTTTTGTTTCATTTTTTATTGGATCCATGCTCCACTACCGTTTAGTTTATAGCCGTTGATTGTTGTATTTTTGGCCATGGAACCATCACTATAGAGGTAATACCATTTACCTCCGGAGATTTTCCAGCCTGTTAACATGGCACCACTAGTATCAAGGAAATACCACTTACCACCAGTATCAAACCAACCTGTTTTCATATCACCGGCACTATTTAGGAAATACCACTTTCCGCCAGAGGGCAACCAGCCTGTTTTCATGTCACCATTCTGGTTTAGGAAATACCACTTTCCGCCAGAAGACAACCAGCCTGTTTTCATGTCACCATTCTGGTTTAGGAAATACCACTTACCACCTGAGTACAACCAGCCTGTTTTCATATCGCCTGCCTGGTTTAGGAAATACCACTTACCATTAATAAACTGCCAGCCTGTTAACATAACTCCTGATTGATCAAGATAGTACCATTTCCCGTTATCGAGAAGCCAGTTCGTTTTGTTGGTCCCATCATTATTGAAAAAGTACCATTTACTGTCAATAAATTGCCAGCCCCTTGCAAATGTGAAGTCATAAAACTCCTTTGCAATAAAAGCAATTTTCCCTGCCCATGCTTCATCCGTTGAGTATTGATGCAAATTGCTATTAAATCTCATATTATCCAGTGTTGGTTGTGGAATTGGGAAGTCCACAATGGATTGATTCCGACTTACATAATTTTCTTTAATCCAAGTAGCCCCTTTAATAATACCCTCTTCGGGTGTTGGAAATTGATTGGCGCCTTCTCCAGGCTGAGAGTCCACCGCTCCAATCCCATAGAAATTATTTTTATTTTTGACAATGTCGGAAGTTCCCCATTTTGACTCGACCCCTGAATGGGCAAGAAGATAGACAGCATTTAAGCCGGTCACTTTTTGCGCTTCAATATAAGCGGATCCCCTATCCTTCATTAACGACTCGTTACCTTTTGTTTTATAGTTAATGAACTGGTTAATCTGATTAGCCGTTATGGTAGAAAGTGTATTAAGTGGAGTGAAAATGGTGATCTTGTTTGTTACTTTTCCTTCACTTTCAAAATCATACGGGATAACATTACTGCCAGCCCGATAATCAATAAATTCACCATTTTTTTCCCCTTGGTAGAACCCATAAATCCAACCCTGTTCCCCATCTTCTGTTTGTATCTTATAATAGTTGGCAGCCTTATGATAATCAAGAACGATTACTTTTGATTGGTCGGGTACCTGTCTCTTAATTGGATAGGACGTACCAGGTCCCTCCCGCAAATTTCTCCATTCTTTAACCAACCAGGTTTGGTTCATCACACTATTCCGCAAATAATCCTTATGAACCCAGCCAATCGTGCCATCTTGCATCATAATTTTGGCTGCATATTCTTTTTCACTTAGTACAGTAATCTTATCATTAAATGACAATTCCGCTAACCAATCATAACCATCGGCCAAATGAATCCGATGGTCTGAAAGCTCTTCAAAATTCCGATAAACTGGTAATTTTATCGACGTAACACTCATTTGAGTATTTTGTACCGTTTCCTCAGCTAATCCGTTACTAGTAAATACCCCCAAAAATAGAAATGCCAGTAGGAAACTACGAAAAACTATTCTACTCATTTTTATTCCCCTCAATCTTATGTAGTATTCTACTATTCTATCATTCCTTTATTTACATTTTCATTGTTTAAGGTTGTTTATCCTGTAAAACCAAGTAACTCTCTTTTTACACGATGTACCTGGTTTTACGCAAAAAAAAACGAACACAAAGTGTCCGTTATTGTTGTTCCAAAATTTTATTCACTTTTTCTAAATCCTCCAAAGAGTCAATTTCATAACTATCACTAGGATGTATTTCCTGTAGGTAAACATTTAAATCACGAATATTATCTTTTACAATTCCATCCCACCAGAACTCCTTAAAGTTGTCACTTTTAATAGCTTCTTCCAATTTTTCGACAATATATCGACCATCTTGTTCTGACCAGTAAGAAACACCGCAGAGAATATACTCATGATCCCCATCACCAACCTCGATATCCGTCACCTTGTAGTTATCATCGTAGCGAATCATCCACTCAGCCTTGAACTCTGGCTTCCTGGCGCTAAAATACATTGATGTTGATGGATTTTTCAATAGGAAATTACGATGTAAGTAGACATCCGCATCAATAACATACGCATCTGAAAGGTATTCCCTGACTAAATACATCGTGTACATATTGTTATAAACGTCGTATTTATCATTATGGACGAGTGTGACACCATACTTTTCTTTTAAATACTCAAATTTTTCCTTTAGGTAACCAGTAACCACGATGATTTCTTCGACACCAATCTCTTGTAAATATTCCACTTGTCTTTCAAGCATTGGCTTTCCATTAACCACTGTAAGCGATTTAGGTGTTGTTAATGTTAGAGGTCGTAATCGTGTACCCATTCCTGCTGCAAGTAATATTGCCTTCATTATGCTGCTCTCCACCCTTTAATAATATTCTTCCATTTCAGTTCTTCTGGTGATGCCACTGTAATAATCGAGCCGACTAAAATCATTATACTAAAAATGACAAGCTTTGCAGTAATCGGAGTACCTAAAATGAAAAAACTTAAAATAATCGCCCAAGCCGAATAGGTAATGTTTAAGGCCATTGCTCTTGTTGGCCCCATGGTGTAAATCGCTTTGTAATAGAACACATACGATGCTGTTCCTGAGAGGGCAATTAAGGCGATTAAGAAAAATTCACTGCTGACAATTACTTCGCCAACAAGTGGATACGCTTTGAAAATAGGTAAGATCAAAACAGCATAGGTAACTGCTGAAACCAATTGGCGGATCTGTAATGCCTGTTCTGGCGAAATTTCATCATCCTTCATTCCGTACGCAAGGATCACACATTCCATTCCCCAGCCAAAGATACATAACAGGATAAAAGAGAATCCAAGAACATAGCTAGGTGACGGGGCTCCCCCAGAAAATCCTAATAGGAAAATAAATAAGATACTAATAAACAAACCAATCCAGTTCTTTATTGTTAATCGGTCCTTTAGAAGGAAGAAGGCAAAAAAGGCACCAACCGCTGGATAAATAGCGGAAATCGATGCCGATAGTGAGGCACCTAAATATTTTACTGCAAGGACATAACCAGTCATCCCTATCGGCCCTCCAAGCAAGGCACCTAGCATAACGAATCGGCCACTCCGCGTGGCGATTTTTTTAAAAGGAACTTTAAACTCTCCTCTAATTGTCATATATACCATCATCCAAAGACTCGATAATAAATCATGGAAAAAGGTACTAACTAATGGGGCCAAAAAAATGATTTGCTCCGTCGACACGAGCAAGGTTGAGGATAATATTATTCCGATTAATACCGTATCAAGCGCCCAGGTAAATCCCGATATCAATCCGAAATAAGTTCCCTTATTTTTTAAGTTCATAAAGCATCTCCCTTACTAAGTGGTGGTTTAAATTCTTTCTACATCTATTTAAGAGATCAATCCCGTACGTACCAAAATCGTCTCCCTTTGCTTCTTTAATAATCGTCCAAATTGTCCAGAGGAAATCTTGGAAAATTTTGTTGATAATCATCCGTTGCTGAACTTCATCAGGTATTTCATCCTTCTGCAAATAAAGCGTTAAAAATAACTCTTCTTCCTCTGAAGTTAGGTCACTTTCCATTGCGTGCCAAGCAAGATCCCATATTGGATCGTTCATGCCGCTATATTCCCAGTCAATTAAATAGAGTTTGTCTTCGCCACTTTTCACCATATTTTGTGGTAGTGCATCATTATGACAAGGAGTAAGTTGAATACTCATTCCCTGATAATATTCTTTTAAAGCCATGACCTGTGCCCTTGCCTCTCCATAGTTCTCATAGGGCAGTGCATTCGCTTCGTTCATCAACTGTTCGTACTTCTCGATTAGTTCAAATACATCAAAACGATTGGCCATTTGGATATTTGCCGAGTGAAGCGTTCTAAAAATGGCTGTTGTTTGCTCCATTATATCCTGTCGCTTCGCCATTTTTGGCGTTAGTGTTTCTGCCTCAGGAATCAACTCAGCAATTTTCACACCCGTTTCATCATTAAAGTAGACCAACTCTGCATCAAGACCCAATTTACTGGCAAGTGCGGCATTAACCTTTTCCTCTTTCCGGTTAATCATCGATTCCGTCCCATTCCCCGGAATCCTTAACACATACTCTTTACCCTTAAAAACTACCTTAAAGTTCTTATTCGTCATCCCGCCAAACGGCTGAATATCCCCAATATCCTCATAGGCTAAATCAAGAGCCTCCATTAAATGACTTTTAATGAGAATTTCCCTAAATTCGGCTTCTTTTCGTTTTAAGATTGGATAGACATTTTTTGTAATTACATCATAATGCTGTAAACTATCAAGTTCGCCCCAATACAGATTAAGCATTTTTAAGTAGCCAATCTTGTAATGCCTTGAAATATCGAGGAGCATGTATTCATAATGCATGAACGGGTTTTTATTATTTTGCTTATACTCGGTAACCATTTTCGTATAAACCTCGTAGGAAAGTTTACTAACCCCAACCATTTCACCGTCTATTTTATTAAACTGATGCTTATCCTTAGAGATTTTATGAAGATAGCCATTCTTGATTTCAACAAATGCCTCATCACCAGATCCACTCTCATTTGCAATCAAGATACAATCTCGCTGTGGGTAGGTTAAAAGTTCCTTTATTGCCCGTTCCTCGATTAAAATATCATCTTCGATTAAAAGAAAATCACCTTTAACTACATCCTGTGCCAGCGCTAAGGATGCCATGGAACCAGTCCATTTGTATTTTGGATTATTTACAAATTGATAATGGCTAAATTCAGCGAGTTCTTCAAGCGCTTCACGTTTGTATCCCGTTACAATAACAATGTCGTTAATTCCATTCTCTTGGAGAATATCGAGATTTCTTTTTAATAATGAAATTCCATCAATCTCCATTAAGCCTGCTGGATGAGGGAAATCTTTTCTAGTCCCTGCAGCTAAAATAACCGCCTGTTTAATTTCTGTAACTGGTTCTTGGTGGATGTTAACCTTTTTGTCCTGATAGGCCTCGATGCCACTATGTAAAAAGTCGATGCCTTTTTGTGTTAAAAAGTAGCGAATATTCCTACCAGTTTTTTCACTATATATATAATTGCCAATCGTTAAATCATGAATAAGATAATTAACCTTGCCGATAGAAATCCCACAAATCTCGGCCATTCTCTTTTGATTAAGATTTGCATTTTGATTTATTGCCTCTAATAATTGAAATAAGTGCTGTTCCATGCTGCCTCCCCTTCCCTAATGCATTCAATTTTTGAATCCTTTTTTTATTGTATAATAATCCTCTATGTCTGTAAACAAAAAAATGGAGATAGAAGGAATTCTATCTCCATAGTATTATTTACAAATTTAACGCTTCATATGCCATTAGCAGGCCAGCTGATTGGTTTTCCCTCCAAATGCTATCAAAGTTAGCAATTGGCACTGGCTTGTTATACGTATACGTCGAAATTTCCGGGGTGAAGCCCGGCATCTTCGTTTCTTGGATAAACCAATCCGAATACCCACCATAGATTGGATTTGCTCCTTGATACATAAGACTATAGCCAGTTAGGTTAGCATACTTCAAGGCAATTTGATAATCCCGCTGTCTATCAGCCGCGGACTGTTTGTATTCCCAATAAAGGATACGACCTGAGGAATGATAGGCCACTGCAATTTTAAATTGATGTGCTTTTGTAAATGTGACAAGCGCTTTTACCTCCGGCTCGCTTAACGGTTGGTATCCTTTAAAGTTAGACGGTCCTGGCTTTCCTGTATCACCAGTAATCAAATTCCAATCAGCAGGATATTGACGGTTTAAATCGACCCCACGAATATTTGCCTTCCAAGCAGAAAAGTCGGTCTTGTTTCCATTTAAGTTTAGGACATATTGTGGATTTTTTGCTGTTTTCGCACCTTCCTGAACAAGCATGACGCCATCAGGATTGACCATTGGTACAAACCATATGGAAACCTGGTTCAATAGCTCACGCACCTTGTAACCATTAAATGTACCATTATAAGCATATGTTTTGGCATATTCATCGAGCATTTCCATTAACACATTTGTGGTCATATGCTCGCGGGCATGGTGGGAACCATTGATAAAAATCTCCTTTTCACCTTTCCCAATTTTTACCGCATAAAGATTTCTGCCATCCACGGACTGCCCGATGATTTCTGTTTTAATAAAACC from Neobacillus sp. FSL H8-0543 includes:
- a CDS encoding leucine-rich repeat domain-containing protein, producing MKKISKLMLVFVLLLSFMAPLSTKAAEQTSTKVEEPALGSEGTVPSVEPLTDTMETESATEPQEEPQTEPQAETQTEPQTETESSEVPVKEHSTQEVIKEPVKQEPTVSSETTQEENVTTQGFYTEVTFNDADLEQAVRTELGLGDYETITEGTMEQLIYLNAIDLNISDLKGLEYAINLSYLDLSYNNISDLTPISGLNNLTSLQLSYNAISNISALSNLTSLEDLSLWTNNISNISALSSLTSLVTLDLDENIIANVEPLSGLYNLKTLYLSFNPITNIGPLQLLTGLDYLSLWEMPSLDLSSGSAAMQVINYLQSNGVEVGYNEAPEEGIVGWYFDGYDWYYYDENSNKVKGWLKYNTKWYYLDTYDGAMATGSYEIDGSMYYFNNTGMMQTGWVELDYTWFYFNSYGKMVTDDWVLSGGKWYFMNYYGEMLTGSQEIGNSYYLFADNGVMKSNGWVTDGYYWYYSSKTGRLQTGWLSSGGKWYYLDPYYYGEMVTGATNVGGTNYFFDKHGVMKANGWYSDGYDWYYAKSNGALYSNEWLKLNGKWYYFSSYGYMLSDGRYYINDTLYHFHKNGTMATGWVKLSGSQNAWSFYKSNGTAQYGWLLSGGKWYYFNNYGFMLYDTYLTYGFTVYFFNANGVWVDSRVIY
- a CDS encoding glucosaminidase domain-containing protein — protein: MSRIVFRSFLLAFLFLGVFTSNGLAEETVQNTQMSVTSIKLPVYRNFEELSDHRIHLADGYDWLAELSFNDKITVLSEKEYAAKIMMQDGTIGWVHKDYLRNSVMNQTWLVKEWRNLREGPGTSYPIKRQVPDQSKVIVLDYHKAANYYKIQTEDGEQGWIYGFYQGEKNGEFIDYRAGSNVIPYDFESEGKVTNKITIFTPLNTLSTITANQINQFINYKTKGNESLMKDRGSAYIEAQKVTGLNAVYLLAHSGVESKWGTSDIVKNKNNFYGIGAVDSQPGEGANQFPTPEEGIIKGATWIKENYVSRNQSIVDFPIPQPTLDNMRFNSNLHQYSTDEAWAGKIAFIAKEFYDFTFARGWQFIDSKWYFFNNDGTNKTNWLLDNGKWYYLDQSGVMLTGWQFINGKWYFLNQAGDMKTGWLYSGGKWYFLNQNGDMKTGWLSSGGKWYFLNQNGDMKTGWLPSGGKWYFLNSAGDMKTGWFDTGGKWYFLDTSGAMLTGWKISGGKWYYLYSDGSMAKNTTINGYKLNGSGAWIQ
- a CDS encoding NTP transferase domain-containing protein; this encodes MKAILLAAGMGTRLRPLTLTTPKSLTVVNGKPMLERQVEYLQEIGVEEIIVVTGYLKEKFEYLKEKYGVTLVHNDKYDVYNNMYTMYLVREYLSDAYVIDADVYLHRNFLLKNPSTSMYFSARKPEFKAEWMIRYDDNYKVTDIEVGDGDHEYILCGVSYWSEQDGRYIVEKLEEAIKSDNFKEFWWDGIVKDNIRDLNVYLQEIHPSDSYEIDSLEDLEKVNKILEQQ
- a CDS encoding DMT family transporter, whose amino-acid sequence is MNLKNKGTYFGLISGFTWALDTVLIGIILSSTLLVSTEQIIFLAPLVSTFFHDLLSSLWMMVYMTIRGEFKVPFKKIATRSGRFVMLGALLGGPIGMTGYVLAVKYLGASLSASISAIYPAVGAFFAFFLLKDRLTIKNWIGLFISILFIFLLGFSGGAPSPSYVLGFSFILLCIFGWGMECVILAYGMKDDEISPEQALQIRQLVSAVTYAVLILPIFKAYPLVGEVIVSSEFFLIALIALSGTASYVFYYKAIYTMGPTRAMALNITYSAWAIILSFFILGTPITAKLVIFSIMILVGSIITVASPEELKWKNIIKGWRAA
- a CDS encoding phosphotransferase, with protein sequence MEQHLFQLLEAINQNANLNQKRMAEICGISIGKVNYLIHDLTIGNYIYSEKTGRNIRYFLTQKGIDFLHSGIEAYQDKKVNIHQEPVTEIKQAVILAAGTRKDFPHPAGLMEIDGISLLKRNLDILQENGINDIVIVTGYKREALEELAEFSHYQFVNNPKYKWTGSMASLALAQDVVKGDFLLIEDDILIEERAIKELLTYPQRDCILIANESGSGDEAFVEIKNGYLHKISKDKHQFNKIDGEMVGVSKLSYEVYTKMVTEYKQNNKNPFMHYEYMLLDISRHYKIGYLKMLNLYWGELDSLQHYDVITKNVYPILKRKEAEFREILIKSHLMEALDLAYEDIGDIQPFGGMTNKNFKVVFKGKEYVLRIPGNGTESMINRKEEKVNAALASKLGLDAELVYFNDETGVKIAELIPEAETLTPKMAKRQDIMEQTTAIFRTLHSANIQMANRFDVFELIEKYEQLMNEANALPYENYGEARAQVMALKEYYQGMSIQLTPCHNDALPQNMVKSGEDKLYLIDWEYSGMNDPIWDLAWHAMESDLTSEEEELFLTLYLQKDEIPDEVQQRMIINKIFQDFLWTIWTIIKEAKGDDFGTYGIDLLNRCRKNLNHHLVREMLYELKK